The following coding sequences are from one Rattus norvegicus strain BN/NHsdMcwi chromosome 11, GRCr8, whole genome shotgun sequence window:
- the Vdac1l1 gene encoding voltage-dependent anion-selective channel protein 1-like: MRVLYNRLPAKYCWSAHFYIVNGYVPGHTAEVSSCDGNRCQDSVVQKAQDASPGQGIPNTPRKSEKFKEQKVFLKSIRQNSDLYWEKSAKIKTGYKREHINLGCDVDFDIAGPSIWGALVLGYEGWLAGYQMNFETSKFRVTQSNFAVGYKTDEFQLHSNVNDGTEFGGSIYQKVNKKLETAVNLAWTTGNSNTHFGIAAKYQVDPDACFSVKVNNSSLIGLGYTQTLKPGIKLTLSALLDGKNVNVGGHKLGLGLEFQA; this comes from the exons ATGAGGGTGCTTTATAACAGGCTTCCAGCCAAGTACTGCTGGTCAGCTCATTTCTACATTGTCAATGGCTATGTGCCAGGTCACACTGCAGAAGTAAGCAGTTGTGATGGCAACCGCTGTCAGGACTCTGTGGTCCAAAAAGCCCAAG ATGCATCCCCAGGCCAAGGAATTCCCAATACACCAAGAAAATCTgagaaattcaaagaacaaaaggTTTTTCTGAAGAGCATCAGACAAAAC AGTGATCTTTACTGGGAAAAAAGTGCTAAAATCAAGACAGGGTACAAGAGGGAGCATATCAACCTGGGCTGTGATGTGGACTTTGACATCGCTGGGCCCTCAATCTGGGGCGCTCTGGTGCTTGGCTATGAGGGTTGGCTGGCTGGCTACCAGATGAATTTTGAGACCTCGAAGTTCCGAGTGACCCAGAGCAACTTTGCAGTTGGCTACAAGACGGACGAATTCCAGCTTCATAGTAATGTGAATGATGGGACGGAGTTTGGTGGCTCCATTTACCAGAAGGTGAACAAGAAGTTGGAGACTGCTGTCAATCTCGCCTGGACCACAGGAAACAGTAACACTCACTTTGGAATAGCAGCCAAGTATCAGGTCGACCCTGATGCCTGCTTTTCGGTCAAAGTGAACAACTCCAGTCTAATTGGCTTAGGGTACACTCAGACCCTAAAACCAGGTATCAAACTGACGCTGTCAGCCCTGCTGGATGGCAAGAACGTCAATGTGGGCGGCCACAAGCTTGGTTTAGGACTGGAATTTCAAGCATAA